Proteins found in one Methanooceanicella nereidis genomic segment:
- a CDS encoding DUF555 domain-containing protein, with product MVDYKVVVEAAWIVRDVESVDDAMSVAISEAGKRLNPKMDYVEVEVGATFCPFCGEPFDSVFVVANTGIVGLLLEMKVFNAENKEHAERIAKKEIGKALKDVPLKVIDITEIV from the coding sequence ATGGTTGATTATAAGGTTGTCGTAGAGGCTGCCTGGATCGTCAGGGACGTGGAATCTGTGGACGACGCGATGAGCGTGGCGATATCCGAGGCAGGTAAAAGGCTTAACCCGAAAATGGATTACGTTGAGGTAGAGGTAGGCGCTACTTTTTGCCCTTTTTGTGGCGAACCGTTCGATAGCGTGTTCGTAGTCGCGAATACAGGCATAGTCGGCTTATTGCTGGAGATGAAAGTATTTAACGCTGAAAATAAAGAACATGCTGAGAGAATTGCCAAGAAAGAGATCGGCAAGGCTCTGAAAGATGTTCCGTTAAAGGTCATTGATATTACTGAGATAGTATAA
- a CDS encoding mechanosensitive ion channel family protein, giving the protein MSANGIDSLLGFNKTELINNIETSLVGMTGMDHAIIDIILAITIIILSYGLAKLAKLFVSVIGPKVVSHTNTTLDDEIIKAVNGPLQLFIFVLGAYVAIQTLNGITPSLYNTLDSLLFLALLFIGAYLVANLVNAIINWYKTDVAPHTDSDLDDALMPFLNKVTGAVIFIIAGLMALGQFGVEITPLIASLGVAGVAVAIAAQELLSNLFGALAILTDRPYKVGDRIQITDTEEGDVIEIGLRSTRVKTLEDKIIIVPNSMISKSRIINYSQPDTVIRFKLNVGISYDADVEKATRILIDVASKTPGVLKEKPPKAYVSGLGDFRVNIILHVWVNDYRLLYEVPDKIYRETLKRFETEGIEIPYPITTVQLGKQSEKNTELTVEVIEKNRSVR; this is encoded by the coding sequence ATGAGCGCTAACGGCATAGATTCTCTTTTAGGGTTCAATAAAACTGAACTCATCAATAATATAGAGACCAGCCTGGTCGGAATGACCGGCATGGATCATGCAATAATCGACATTATTCTTGCTATCACCATCATTATATTATCGTACGGTCTTGCCAAACTAGCCAAACTGTTCGTTTCGGTCATCGGCCCCAAGGTCGTATCACATACAAATACAACACTCGACGACGAGATCATCAAAGCCGTTAACGGCCCGCTTCAATTATTCATTTTTGTGCTTGGCGCTTATGTGGCGATTCAGACATTGAACGGAATAACGCCATCCTTGTATAATACCCTTGATTCGCTACTGTTTTTAGCGTTATTGTTCATAGGGGCATATCTTGTCGCCAATCTGGTAAACGCTATAATAAACTGGTATAAGACTGACGTTGCGCCGCATACCGATTCGGACCTGGACGACGCATTAATGCCATTCTTGAATAAGGTGACCGGTGCGGTCATATTCATAATTGCCGGACTTATGGCGCTCGGACAATTCGGCGTCGAGATCACGCCCCTTATAGCCAGCCTGGGTGTAGCAGGTGTCGCCGTCGCGATAGCGGCACAGGAACTCCTTTCAAACCTTTTCGGGGCTCTGGCCATACTTACGGACAGGCCCTATAAGGTAGGGGACAGGATACAAATAACCGACACGGAAGAAGGCGACGTGATAGAAATAGGGTTAAGGAGCACGAGGGTCAAAACACTAGAAGACAAAATAATCATAGTCCCGAATTCAATGATATCCAAATCAAGGATAATCAATTATTCACAGCCCGACACTGTCATCCGTTTCAAGCTTAACGTAGGGATATCCTACGACGCAGACGTAGAAAAGGCGACGAGGATACTTATCGATGTCGCAAGCAAGACCCCGGGTGTCCTGAAGGAAAAGCCGCCAAAAGCATATGTATCCGGACTGGGCGATTTCCGCGTCAACATAATATTACATGTATGGGTCAATGATTACCGGCTTCTTTACGAGGTGCCCGATAAGATCTATAGGGAAACCCTAAAAAGATTCGAAACTGAAGGCATAGAGATACCATACCCCATCACCACGGTACAGCTGGGTAAACAGTCGGAAAAGAATACCGAATTGACGGTCGAGGTCATAGAGAAGAACAGATCAGTTCGCTGA
- a CDS encoding uracil-DNA glycosylase: protein MDEMVEILNKIDDVLNCQRCELARSRTNVVVGDGPIDAEIMIIGEAPGRNEDKHGKPFVGSAGKILNEVLEKNGIKREKVYITNIVKCRPPKNRAPKAGEVEACHPYLKKQIEIISPKLIVLLGKTAGETFLDRSVSLGDEHGKIFEHNGIPVLLAYHPAAIIYNRKLKDSLIEDMKKVSELICSSL, encoded by the coding sequence ATGGATGAGATGGTGGAAATACTGAACAAGATAGACGACGTGCTTAACTGTCAAAGATGCGAACTTGCGAGATCACGCACTAACGTCGTCGTCGGAGACGGCCCTATAGATGCCGAGATAATGATCATCGGCGAAGCCCCCGGCAGGAACGAGGATAAGCATGGAAAGCCCTTTGTAGGCTCGGCAGGTAAGATATTGAACGAAGTCCTTGAAAAGAACGGGATAAAGCGGGAAAAAGTGTATATCACGAATATCGTTAAATGCAGGCCGCCGAAAAACCGCGCCCCGAAGGCCGGCGAGGTTGAAGCATGTCATCCTTATCTTAAAAAACAAATTGAGATCATATCGCCGAAGCTTATCGTATTGCTGGGAAAAACCGCCGGGGAGACTTTTCTTGACAGGTCCGTCTCATTGGGCGATGAGCACGGTAAAATATTCGAGCATAACGGCATCCCGGTACTGTTAGCCTATCATCCGGCCGCTATAATCTATAACAGGAAACTCAAAGACTCATTGATAGAAGATATGAAAAAGGTCAGCGAACTGATCTGTTCTTCTCTATGA
- a CDS encoding tetratricopeptide repeat protein, giving the protein MPGSVDEEINELKKILESDPNNVDAHIRLAIDYGIKGQYDDSIKEFSEAIRLDPDNADAHFNLGLTLDMNDRMDEAIEEYKKAKSLDPEHIGARLNLANAYVIKGLLDDALPEFSELLKIKDDIPEAYVSFGIALYYAGYPDDSIEVYKKAIEIDPDFYEAHILLAGIHAERDELDNAIKEYNQAIRCQPESYEPYYNLGVVYAHKGEMNEAIEQYRLAIDHDPGSLEAHYNLGTLLLGKNELEDAIKEFKTAIWLDSAFPDAHNKLGIAYHRLGMLDKSIEEFNEAIKLAPEYEIAYNNLGMVYFDMGRYDKAIVNFEKALDIDSKFLDAQNNLKIALDKKRLEE; this is encoded by the coding sequence ATGCCCGGCAGCGTTGACGAGGAAATAAACGAGTTAAAGAAAATTCTGGAAAGCGATCCGAATAATGTAGATGCACATATCAGGCTGGCGATCGATTATGGTATAAAAGGCCAGTATGACGATTCCATAAAAGAGTTCTCTGAAGCGATTAGGCTGGATCCCGATAATGCTGATGCTCATTTTAACCTTGGTCTCACTCTTGACATGAATGACCGGATGGATGAAGCTATAGAAGAATATAAAAAGGCTAAGAGCCTGGATCCTGAACATATCGGGGCAAGGCTCAACCTCGCGAACGCATATGTGATCAAAGGATTGCTTGATGACGCGTTGCCTGAATTTTCCGAGCTTTTAAAGATAAAGGACGATATTCCCGAGGCATATGTGAGCTTTGGTATCGCGCTATATTATGCCGGCTATCCTGACGACTCTATAGAAGTATATAAAAAAGCAATAGAGATAGATCCCGATTTTTATGAGGCGCATATTCTTCTGGCAGGAATCCATGCCGAAAGAGATGAGCTGGACAATGCGATAAAAGAATATAACCAGGCTATCAGGTGTCAGCCGGAAAGTTATGAGCCATATTATAACCTTGGCGTTGTCTATGCGCATAAAGGGGAAATGAATGAAGCTATCGAACAGTATCGCCTGGCCATAGATCATGACCCCGGATCACTTGAAGCCCATTATAATCTCGGCACTCTTCTGCTGGGGAAAAATGAGCTGGAGGATGCGATAAAAGAGTTTAAGACGGCTATCTGGCTTGATAGTGCTTTTCCGGATGCGCATAATAAGCTCGGCATAGCTTATCACAGGCTCGGCATGCTTGATAAATCGATAGAAGAGTTCAACGAGGCGATAAAGTTAGCGCCTGAATATGAGATCGCCTATAATAATCTTGGTATGGTCTATTTTGATATGGGAAGGTATGACAAGGCTATAGTTAATTTTGAAAAAGCACTTGACATAGACTCTAAATTTTTAGATGCACAGAATAATCTGAAGATCGCGCTCGATAAGAAAAGACTGGAAGAGTAA
- a CDS encoding TetR/AcrR family transcriptional regulator — protein MSKEMTREGILVAALELFSNKGYSSVTTKDIAERACISEMTLFRHFKTKRDIFKTLLEGMLFPPAIKRFEMDQFTWDLKKDLTMMSNILKDVISKNRKIIKMNMKDIDGLSENDDSFMSFPENLRNILIKYFDEYNRKNNGTNDPKLLAATFLSFLFGLNMNYFIVNAFTTDIGYEEVSSLFIEMFISKV, from the coding sequence ATGAGTAAAGAAATGACCCGAGAGGGTATATTAGTGGCTGCCCTGGAACTTTTCTCAAACAAGGGCTATTCGAGCGTCACTACCAAAGACATCGCAGAGAGGGCTTGTATTAGTGAGATGACCCTTTTCAGGCATTTTAAGACCAAACGGGATATTTTTAAAACTCTTCTGGAAGGAATGCTGTTTCCTCCAGCAATAAAAAGATTTGAAATGGATCAATTCACATGGGATCTTAAGAAAGACCTTACGATGATGAGTAATATTCTAAAGGATGTCATATCGAAGAACCGCAAGATAATCAAGATGAATATGAAGGATATCGACGGCCTTTCTGAGAATGATGACAGCTTTATGAGTTTTCCTGAAAACCTGAGGAATATTCTGATTAAATACTTTGATGAATATAACCGGAAGAATAACGGGACAAATGATCCGAAACTACTGGCTGCTACTTTCTTATCGTTCCTTTTCGGCCTCAATATGAACTATTTCATAGTGAACGCCTTTACGACCGATATCGGCTATGAAGAAGTATCGAGCTTGTTTATTGAGATGTTCATTTCAAAGGTATGA
- a CDS encoding 4Fe-4S dicluster domain-containing protein translates to MKMSSIFGLIKRISGNNDVNGIDSLLEKYDATLYENSANPIVSGIHSKKRHTFMNEKMMMLNIPLSKLMRLLQALIKVQLSFRKAIDYARSQTNSNKTEVDGSFQKTLENKAKNWGALDIAYIRIPDEFIFKGKSIPYKNAIVITGEMDKENILTAPSVDCMIEVQKTYGNTGVIVNKITKFLRSNGYNAVPCHSLGGVVDYPALAQRAGMGALGRHGLLISKANGASQRIAVVFTDIENFQNTPGEDYSWVEEYCTTCGRCIKNCKVGAIYEKKVIDESGQYTTTDGDKCLEYFSTHYGCSICIKVCPFTKAGYDKLKKAYQRAKYNT, encoded by the coding sequence ATGAAGATGAGCAGTATTTTCGGATTAATAAAGAGAATATCCGGGAACAATGATGTAAATGGAATTGACTCGTTGTTAGAGAAATATGATGCTACATTGTATGAGAACAGTGCAAATCCTATAGTATCAGGTATTCACTCAAAGAAGCGGCATACATTCATGAATGAAAAAATGATGATGCTGAATATACCCTTATCAAAATTAATGAGATTATTGCAGGCATTGATAAAAGTGCAGCTTTCTTTTAGAAAAGCCATCGATTATGCCAGGAGTCAAACGAATTCAAATAAAACAGAGGTAGATGGATCGTTCCAAAAAACGCTGGAGAATAAGGCAAAGAATTGGGGCGCTCTCGACATTGCATATATCCGCATTCCTGATGAATTTATATTCAAAGGAAAATCCATTCCCTATAAAAATGCGATAGTCATAACAGGAGAAATGGATAAAGAAAACATATTGACCGCGCCGAGCGTAGATTGCATGATAGAAGTACAGAAGACATATGGCAATACCGGAGTCATAGTCAATAAGATCACTAAGTTTTTAAGAAGTAACGGCTATAATGCGGTCCCCTGCCATTCACTTGGCGGCGTCGTTGATTATCCTGCACTGGCTCAAAGAGCGGGCATGGGTGCTCTTGGAAGGCATGGGTTATTAATATCAAAGGCAAACGGCGCATCACAGCGAATAGCTGTTGTGTTCACAGATATTGAAAACTTCCAGAACACGCCTGGAGAGGATTACTCGTGGGTAGAGGAATATTGCACAACATGCGGAAGATGCATAAAAAACTGTAAGGTCGGAGCTATCTACGAGAAAAAGGTCATTGATGAGTCCGGGCAATATACGACGACGGACGGCGATAAATGTCTGGAATATTTCAGCACTCATTATGGCTGCAGCATATGTATCAAAGTCTGCCCGTTCACAAAAGCAGGATACGATAAATTGAAAAAGGCATATCAGAGGGCAAAATACAATACTTAG
- a CDS encoding DEAD/DEAH box helicase — translation MSAVEEFIRDIKISDDYEGQIIHIEEIDPKEPQFDDVNHILNERLREYLDSHGIRLYSHQAKAIDLALEGNNVIITTPTASGKTLAFNVPVFETLLNDKKATALYLYPMKALSNDQLKTLISMDSELGTKAMPAVYDGDTPQSSRAGIRDTSRIIISNPYAIHKYLPWHDRWRRFFSNLKYVIIDEAHMYRGVFGSNVAMLLRRLRRILKRYGSDPVFILSSATISNPVELSNKLTGKDFVAVSKDGSGRGKKYFMLWNPPLIGDKRASTHQETVGLFVKQLHHGLHTLCFAPSRRMAELISRWAREYDNGIYRNYITPYRAGYLPEDRRKIENDLKEERLKGVTSTNALEVGIDIGSLDSVIISGYPGTRISTWQQAGRAGRGTSDALITMVAFENPLDQYYMKHPDKFFSARNEEAIIDLHNPYILMGHLMCASAEMPLTANDSMYFGDVGEILDAMSSAGILRKTPRGFVYGGSKSPSEIVDLQNISSHSVKVLCDGRLIETMEFSRACSDAHTGAVLLHQGDSYLIDELDIRQGIAKAVRQEVDYYTEALKLSDVAIKNERQSKIVNGIDVHVGEVTVTEQYYEYAVKRYEKLVGYYPLDLPPQVFESVAMWFTLPHKLHDTLLNEGKDFNGGIHAVEHAMIAMTPMYALCDRWDIGGLSTPEHADTGKPTIFIYDAYEGGIGIAEKCYEIFPELTNATIDLIRDCECKDGCPSCIYSPKCGNKNQPLDKIVAMEILKAMTLN, via the coding sequence ATGAGCGCTGTTGAGGAATTTATAAGGGATATCAAGATCTCGGATGACTATGAAGGTCAGATAATCCATATAGAAGAGATCGACCCAAAAGAACCGCAATTCGATGACGTCAACCATATTTTAAATGAAAGGCTAAGGGAGTATCTTGACTCCCACGGTATAAGGCTCTATTCACACCAGGCTAAAGCGATAGACCTGGCGCTTGAAGGCAATAACGTCATAATCACGACCCCGACAGCTTCCGGTAAGACGCTAGCGTTCAATGTCCCTGTATTTGAGACATTGTTGAACGATAAAAAAGCTACGGCATTATATCTCTATCCTATGAAAGCCCTTTCTAACGACCAGCTCAAGACGCTTATTTCCATGGATTCTGAGCTGGGCACTAAGGCAATGCCGGCAGTCTATGACGGTGATACTCCCCAATCCTCCAGAGCAGGTATCAGGGATACGTCCCGCATTATCATCAGCAACCCTTACGCCATTCATAAATATCTTCCATGGCATGACCGATGGAGGCGTTTTTTCTCAAACCTAAAATATGTCATTATCGACGAGGCTCATATGTACAGAGGCGTCTTTGGGTCGAACGTCGCGATGTTACTCAGGAGGCTCAGGCGTATCCTTAAAAGATACGGCTCTGATCCTGTATTCATATTATCCTCGGCGACGATCTCAAATCCAGTGGAGCTTTCTAATAAATTGACCGGCAAGGATTTTGTAGCGGTCTCAAAAGACGGCTCCGGCAGAGGAAAAAAATATTTCATGCTATGGAACCCGCCGCTGATAGGGGATAAAAGGGCATCGACACACCAGGAAACAGTTGGGCTCTTCGTCAAGCAGCTCCATCATGGGCTTCATACTTTGTGTTTCGCTCCCTCAAGGCGTATGGCCGAGCTGATATCCCGGTGGGCGAGAGAGTATGATAACGGGATATACCGGAATTACATAACGCCATACAGGGCAGGATATCTTCCCGAGGACAGGCGAAAGATCGAGAACGACCTAAAAGAGGAGAGGCTTAAAGGTGTCACGTCGACGAATGCGCTAGAGGTCGGCATAGACATCGGCTCACTTGATTCGGTCATAATATCGGGCTATCCGGGCACGCGCATATCGACATGGCAGCAGGCAGGAAGGGCGGGAAGAGGCACTTCCGATGCGCTGATCACCATGGTGGCTTTCGAGAACCCTCTTGACCAATACTATATGAAGCACCCGGATAAATTTTTCAGTGCCCGAAACGAGGAGGCTATCATCGATCTTCATAATCCATACATACTTATGGGACATTTGATGTGCGCTTCTGCAGAGATGCCGCTTACGGCAAACGACTCAATGTATTTCGGAGATGTAGGGGAGATACTGGATGCCATGTCCTCAGCAGGAATATTGCGAAAGACGCCAAGAGGTTTCGTATATGGCGGCTCAAAGAGCCCGTCTGAAATTGTCGATCTACAGAATATTTCCAGCCATTCGGTAAAGGTACTTTGCGATGGCCGTCTGATAGAGACTATGGAATTTTCCAGGGCCTGTTCGGATGCGCATACGGGGGCCGTTCTGTTACATCAGGGGGACTCCTATCTCATTGACGAGCTGGACATCAGGCAGGGCATAGCTAAAGCCGTCAGACAGGAAGTAGATTATTATACTGAGGCATTGAAGCTTTCCGATGTTGCGATCAAGAACGAAAGGCAAAGTAAGATCGTGAACGGTATTGACGTCCATGTGGGCGAAGTCACGGTGACGGAGCAATATTACGAGTACGCGGTCAAGCGCTATGAAAAATTAGTCGGATATTACCCGCTTGACCTGCCGCCGCAGGTATTCGAGTCCGTAGCAATGTGGTTTACATTACCCCATAAGTTACATGATACTCTTTTAAATGAAGGAAAGGACTTCAACGGCGGTATACATGCAGTAGAGCATGCGATGATCGCGATGACACCTATGTATGCCTTATGCGACAGGTGGGACATTGGAGGTCTTTCAACCCCGGAGCACGCAGATACAGGTAAGCCTACGATCTTCATCTATGACGCATACGAAGGCGGGATAGGGATAGCTGAAAAATGTTATGAGATATTCCCTGAACTGACCAACGCTACCATCGATCTGATAAGGGATTGCGAATGCAAGGACGGATGCCCTTCATGCATATATTCTCCAAAATGCGGCAATAAGAACCAGCCCCTTGATAAAATCGTGGCCATGGAGATATTAAAGGCCATGACCTTGAATTAA
- a CDS encoding DUF2070 family protein, with protein sequence MPRLRRRKGKGRNMEEQLASYADYLFEAPDFKVSIAAIVLLSVIVGATAFTNGLKEDIIAGMILLGVPAMLAALLTSPLSNIFGNNVTFNRSALMALFSLVIISLVSEIAGIISYFTNTHYLFTGFILALSLVFALRMMILLGISVNSLPKVIIPASLQTLFGGLCLFYYIKTPEIYLDLIVSSIIFVTAAFVFVRYVDYPMVKSFGVSSFDFIQDFIAHLTDGSPDMEEFFEKIGESIDAPVSVVSFKKPDGSIKALIVTPYVHPGPMGEIGGGNLPAIVSRVLSSCQEGLVFVPHGTAYHDFNLVTAEESEKIISAAKIALQRMEYSDSATKSLRVECGNTKILGQRLNDSVFLVSTQAPTSTEDIEFSVGFTAMAESRVAGAKYATIIDAHNCTEPFATAIEPGTRDSYNIIRATANASKQLLSMESGPIKLGVASSPPICTRLEGMGDLGIRVAIIEVLGQRTAYIVIDGNNMITGLRERIIEKLPVDDAEVMTTDTHVVNTLSGANYVGQKLDCDHLISTIENLVDKAINDLEPVSVGMDIEIAEDVRVFGSHKIAKLASTANAMVAMSGAFAAAVIIAALSLTLLVFILF encoded by the coding sequence ATGCCTAGGTTGAGGAGAAGAAAGGGTAAAGGCAGGAACATGGAGGAACAGCTAGCGAGCTATGCCGACTACCTGTTCGAGGCTCCTGACTTTAAGGTATCCATCGCCGCGATAGTACTTTTATCGGTGATCGTGGGAGCTACCGCATTTACGAACGGCCTCAAAGAGGATATTATCGCGGGCATGATCCTGCTGGGCGTTCCTGCCATGCTGGCCGCACTGTTGACCAGCCCTCTTTCTAATATCTTTGGGAATAATGTTACATTTAACAGGTCAGCTCTGATGGCGCTGTTCTCGCTCGTCATAATCTCACTGGTAAGCGAGATAGCCGGCATCATATCTTACTTCACAAACACTCATTACCTGTTCACAGGCTTTATACTGGCGTTATCCCTGGTATTCGCATTAAGGATGATGATACTCCTGGGCATTTCAGTTAATAGCCTGCCAAAAGTTATAATACCGGCATCGCTTCAGACGTTGTTCGGCGGATTATGCCTGTTTTATTACATTAAGACCCCGGAGATATACCTGGACCTTATAGTATCCAGCATCATATTCGTTACCGCTGCCTTTGTGTTTGTAAGGTATGTGGACTATCCGATGGTAAAATCGTTCGGGGTAAGCAGCTTCGATTTCATACAGGATTTCATAGCTCATCTTACGGACGGCTCTCCGGACATGGAAGAGTTCTTTGAGAAGATCGGGGAGTCTATCGATGCGCCTGTTAGCGTTGTCAGCTTTAAAAAGCCGGACGGAAGTATAAAAGCGCTGATTGTGACACCTTATGTTCACCCCGGGCCGATGGGAGAGATAGGCGGAGGAAATCTGCCTGCGATAGTGTCCCGCGTGTTAAGCTCGTGCCAGGAAGGACTTGTATTCGTGCCTCATGGTACTGCGTACCATGATTTTAATCTTGTGACCGCGGAAGAATCTGAAAAGATTATCAGCGCTGCAAAGATAGCGCTTCAAAGGATGGAATATAGCGACAGTGCCACTAAGTCGTTAAGGGTCGAGTGTGGAAATACTAAGATACTCGGGCAAAGGCTAAATGATTCCGTATTCCTCGTTTCGACACAGGCGCCGACTTCTACGGAAGACATCGAGTTCTCCGTGGGCTTTACGGCAATGGCAGAGAGCAGGGTCGCCGGGGCTAAATATGCCACGATCATTGACGCTCATAACTGTACCGAGCCGTTCGCGACAGCAATAGAGCCGGGCACTCGCGATTCATACAATATCATAAGGGCTACTGCTAACGCTTCCAAACAGCTATTATCGATGGAGTCCGGGCCGATTAAGCTCGGAGTAGCCAGCTCGCCACCTATATGCACAAGGCTGGAAGGAATGGGCGATCTCGGCATACGCGTCGCCATAATAGAAGTTCTCGGCCAGAGGACGGCATATATTGTCATCGATGGCAATAACATGATAACCGGGCTGAGGGAAAGGATCATAGAAAAGCTTCCCGTCGACGATGCTGAAGTTATGACCACAGATACACATGTTGTCAATACTCTTTCAGGCGCGAATTACGTCGGCCAAAAATTGGATTGCGACCATCTTATATCCACTATAGAGAACCTTGTGGACAAAGCCATAAACGACCTTGAGCCCGTGAGCGTAGGTATGGACATCGAGATAGCCGAGGACGTCAGGGTATTCGGTTCTCACAAGATCGCAAAGCTGGCCAGCACGGCAAATGCAATGGTCGCTATGTCCGGAGCGTTCGCCGCTGCAGTGATAATCGCAGCGTTATCTCTGACATTGCTGGTATTCATCCTCTTTTAA
- a CDS encoding ribonuclease H-like domain-containing protein — MKDRERLDVIAGRLRSREDGWKEYDVLPGEEQPSLKENFMPSWIYDDDYRDGIRVKKKYLEKFDGIKLEDAISGEILCSEQGDCFIIKNLYDFKPFRIDKELARKRILSNLQLLRGIGFENEGKLKAGGYCSIEDLLHHSKWKEQAKRFIEMLDSGDALVIQEEMCHWLPRSHPLNLYVSAFTGKDCIKAFDIETMGLFSRPIILFGAACIEGDQLCIVQYLARNIEEEPAALSSFCSLIGSDPLLSYNGRSFDVPYINQRRWYYDIGDDIRNTHFDMLPFARRAFKGTLPDTCLKTVEKYLFGHERMDDVPGALVPEFYEEYLKTGNPGPLVPIIEHNKQDLLMLMKIFSSFCEDECKDERC, encoded by the coding sequence TTGAAGGACAGGGAAAGGCTGGATGTCATCGCCGGAAGGCTGAGGTCCAGAGAGGACGGCTGGAAAGAGTATGATGTACTGCCAGGTGAGGAACAGCCTTCTCTAAAAGAGAATTTCATGCCTTCATGGATATATGACGATGATTACCGCGACGGCATAAGGGTCAAGAAAAAATATCTTGAAAAATTTGACGGGATCAAACTCGAAGATGCGATAAGCGGGGAGATCCTCTGTTCAGAGCAAGGTGACTGTTTTATCATTAAAAATCTTTACGATTTTAAGCCTTTCAGGATAGATAAAGAACTTGCACGAAAGCGTATCCTGTCGAATCTTCAACTACTACGGGGAATAGGCTTTGAGAATGAGGGAAAGCTGAAAGCCGGAGGATATTGCAGCATTGAAGATCTGCTGCATCATTCAAAATGGAAAGAGCAGGCAAAAAGATTTATCGAGATGCTGGATTCGGGCGATGCTCTTGTTATTCAGGAAGAGATGTGCCACTGGCTGCCCAGGTCACATCCTTTGAACCTATACGTATCCGCTTTTACCGGAAAAGACTGCATAAAGGCTTTCGATATAGAGACGATGGGTTTGTTCTCAAGGCCCATCATTCTTTTCGGAGCTGCCTGTATCGAAGGCGATCAGCTATGTATCGTACAGTATCTTGCCAGGAACATAGAGGAAGAGCCTGCGGCATTAAGCTCTTTCTGCTCGCTCATAGGATCCGACCCGCTCCTGTCCTATAACGGACGTTCATTCGATGTACCTTATATCAACCAGAGAAGGTGGTATTATGATATTGGGGATGATATCAGGAACACGCATTTCGATATGCTGCCGTTCGCCAGGAGGGCGTTTAAAGGCACGCTTCCCGATACATGCTTGAAGACCGTGGAGAAGTATTTATTCGGTCACGAGAGAATGGACGATGTCCCGGGAGCGCTGGTCCCGGAGTTTTACGAGGAATATCTTAAGACAGGCAACCCCGGTCCGCTGGTCCCCATAATAGAACATAACAAGCAGGACCTGCTAATGCTTATGAAAATATTTTCAAGCTTTTGTGAAGACGAGTGTAAAGATGAGCGCTGTTGA